Proteins encoded together in one Ipomoea triloba cultivar NCNSP0323 chromosome 4, ASM357664v1 window:
- the LOC116016890 gene encoding dolichyl-diphosphooligosaccharide--protein glycosyltransferase subunit 2-like isoform X1 produces MAIKLGFVIVIALTIVSICGAAIFRPISDSHRSAALELFTPSDGSYGSLEETYEALRTFDVLGIDKKADIKASTCKSVVDILSTPSSHLKDLFQALRVNGILKCELNDGVIARTASRLKEGVNSAKSLLDFYYSIGGLVLIKDLSSEIDVHLKDAKGVFHSIKALSQSDGRWRYNSNNPESSYYAAAGIALETLAGVVSLASSKIEYSLIDMLKNDVSKLFDGIERYDDGAYYFDEKLVDAHGHQGPLSASSSIVRGITALATITGENLNLPGEKILGLAKFFLGIGIPGNEKDLYYQIDALACLEDNRVYIPLILSLPTTVLSLTRKDQLKVHVNTVLGSTAPPLSVRLKQVFVSGSKDASIVDQDLKFDPENKVHLGALPESIDVGSYIFSFEIVLHDPEHKKIYATGGRSKFPIYVTGVVTVDHAEITILDSDLGNVETKKKLNFAGEKSVSLQANHLQKLRLDFQLTTPLGHAFKPHQVFLKLRHESKVEHIFVVGNSGKQFELILDFLGLVEKLFYLSGKYDIQLTIGDSVMENSFLKSLGYVELDLPDPPEKAARPPPQPIDPSSRYGPKAEIAHIFRAPEKQPPRELSLAFLALVLLPFFGFLIGLLRLRVNLKNFPHAPVPATFASLFHIGLAAVLLLYLLFWLKLNLFTTLKALGILGMFLMFVGHRTLSHLASTSAKVKSA; encoded by the exons ATGGCGATAAAATTAGGATTTGTCATTGTAATAGCATTAACAATCGTGTCGATCTGCGGAGCTGCGATCTTCAGGCCGATCTCCGACTCTCATCGATCCGCTGCATTAGAGCTCTTTACTCCCTCCGACGGATCTTATGGGAG CCTAGAAGAAACCTATGAGGCTTTGAGAACGTTTGATGTCCTCGGGATTGATAAAAAGGCTGACATAAAGGCTTCCACCTGTAAGTCAGTTGTTGACATTCTATCGACTCCTTCTTCGCACTTAAAGGATTTGTTTCAAGCATTGAgagttaatggaatattaaaGTGTGAGCTGAATGATGGGGTTATTGCA CGCACTGCCTCAAGACTCAAAGAAGGTGTAAATAGCGCCAAATCACTTCTTGACTTCTACTATTCAATAGGAGGTTTGGTGCTTATCAAG GATCTGAGTTCTGAAATTGATGTTCATCTCAAAGATGCTAAAGGAGTTTTCCattcaatcaag GCTCTCAGCCAAAGTGATGGAAGGTGGCGTTATAATTCCAATAATCCTGAGTCTAGCTATTATGCTGCAG cagGAATAGCGCTTGAGACGCTTGCTGGTGTTGTTTCATTAGCATCTTCCAAGATTGAGTATTCTCTG ATTGATATGTTGAAAAATGATGTATCAAAGCTTTTTGATGGCATTGAGAGATATG ATGATGGAGCCTATTATTTTGATGAGAAACTTGTTGATGCACATGGGCATCAGGGTCCTCTTTCAGCTTCATCATCAATAGTCCGTGGTATCACAGCTTTAGCAACAATAACGGGTGAAAATTTAAAT CTTCCAGGGGAAAAGATTTTAGGCTTAGCAAAGTTTTTCCTTGGTATTGGTATCCCTGGAAATGAAAAGGACTTGTATTACCAAATTGATGCATTGGCCTGCTTGGAAGACAATAG GGTTTATATTCCTTTGATTTTGTCACTGCCAACTACGGTGCTGTCATTGACTAGAAAAGACCAACTAAAG GTGCATGTTAACACTGTTTTGGGATCTACAGCACCTCCTCTGTCAGTAAGACTCAAGCAGGTTTTTGTCTCAGGTTCAAAGGATGCATCAATAGTTGATCAG GACCTGAAGTTTGATCCTGAAAATAAAGTACATTTGGGTGCTCTGCCAGAAAGCATTGATGTTGGAAGTTACATTTTTAGTTTTGAG ATTGTTCTTCATGATCCAGAACATAAAAAAATCTATGCTACAGGTGGAAGAAGCAAATTCCCCATATACGTTACAGGAGTTGTCACAGTTGACCATGCAGAAATTACTATTCTTGACAGTGATCTTGGAAATGTGGAaactaaaaaaaa GCTGAATTTTGCTGGGGAGAAATCTGTCTCTCTACAAGCAAACCACCTTCAGAAGCTGCGGCTAGATTTTCAGTTGACCACTCCTCTTGGGCATGCTTTCAAACCACACCAG GTATTCCTCAAGTTGAGACATGAGAGCAAAGTGGAACATATCTTTGTGGTGGGAAACTCTGGAAAGCAGTTTGAGCTAATACTA GATTTTCTTGGACTCGTTGAGAAGCTCTTCTATCTGTCAGGCAAATATGACATTCAACTCACAATTGGTGATTCTGTTATG GAAAACTCTTTCTTGAAATCCCTGGGCTATGTTGAATTAGATCTGCCAGATCCTCCTGAGAAGGCAGCCCGTCCTCCTCCACAGCCCATTGACCCTTCCTCAAGATATGGTCCCAAGGCAGAAATAGCTCACATATTCAGGGCTCCAGAGAAACAGCCTCCTAGAGAGCTTTCCCTTGCATTTCTGGCGCTTGTTCTCTTGCCCTTCTTTGGATTTTTGATTGGG CTTTTACGGTTGCGGGTGAACCTGAAGAACTTCCCACATGCCCCAGTGCCTGCTACATTTGCTAGTCTTTTCCACATTGGCCTCGCAGCTGTCCTCTTACTCTATCTTCTCTTCTGGCTGAAG TTGAATTTGTTCACCACATTGAAAGCTCTTGGAATCTTGGGAATGTTTTTGATGTTTGTTGGACACAGAACCCTCTCACACTTGGCTTCAACATCAGCCAAGGTGAAATCCGCGTGA
- the LOC116016890 gene encoding dolichyl-diphosphooligosaccharide--protein glycosyltransferase subunit 2-like isoform X2, whose amino-acid sequence MAIKLGFVIVIALTIVSICGAAIFRPISDSHRSAALELFTPSDGSYGSLEETYEALRTFDVLGIDKKADIKASTCKSVVDILSTPSSHLKDLFQALRVNGILKCELNDGVIARTASRLKEGVNSAKSLLDFYYSIGGLVLIKDLSSEIDVHLKDAKGVFHSIKALSQSDGRWRYNSNNPESSYYAAGIALETLAGVVSLASSKIEYSLIDMLKNDVSKLFDGIERYDDGAYYFDEKLVDAHGHQGPLSASSSIVRGITALATITGENLNLPGEKILGLAKFFLGIGIPGNEKDLYYQIDALACLEDNRVYIPLILSLPTTVLSLTRKDQLKVHVNTVLGSTAPPLSVRLKQVFVSGSKDASIVDQDLKFDPENKVHLGALPESIDVGSYIFSFEIVLHDPEHKKIYATGGRSKFPIYVTGVVTVDHAEITILDSDLGNVETKKKLNFAGEKSVSLQANHLQKLRLDFQLTTPLGHAFKPHQVFLKLRHESKVEHIFVVGNSGKQFELILDFLGLVEKLFYLSGKYDIQLTIGDSVMENSFLKSLGYVELDLPDPPEKAARPPPQPIDPSSRYGPKAEIAHIFRAPEKQPPRELSLAFLALVLLPFFGFLIGLLRLRVNLKNFPHAPVPATFASLFHIGLAAVLLLYLLFWLKLNLFTTLKALGILGMFLMFVGHRTLSHLASTSAKVKSA is encoded by the exons ATGGCGATAAAATTAGGATTTGTCATTGTAATAGCATTAACAATCGTGTCGATCTGCGGAGCTGCGATCTTCAGGCCGATCTCCGACTCTCATCGATCCGCTGCATTAGAGCTCTTTACTCCCTCCGACGGATCTTATGGGAG CCTAGAAGAAACCTATGAGGCTTTGAGAACGTTTGATGTCCTCGGGATTGATAAAAAGGCTGACATAAAGGCTTCCACCTGTAAGTCAGTTGTTGACATTCTATCGACTCCTTCTTCGCACTTAAAGGATTTGTTTCAAGCATTGAgagttaatggaatattaaaGTGTGAGCTGAATGATGGGGTTATTGCA CGCACTGCCTCAAGACTCAAAGAAGGTGTAAATAGCGCCAAATCACTTCTTGACTTCTACTATTCAATAGGAGGTTTGGTGCTTATCAAG GATCTGAGTTCTGAAATTGATGTTCATCTCAAAGATGCTAAAGGAGTTTTCCattcaatcaag GCTCTCAGCCAAAGTGATGGAAGGTGGCGTTATAATTCCAATAATCCTGAGTCTAGCTATTATGCTGCAG GAATAGCGCTTGAGACGCTTGCTGGTGTTGTTTCATTAGCATCTTCCAAGATTGAGTATTCTCTG ATTGATATGTTGAAAAATGATGTATCAAAGCTTTTTGATGGCATTGAGAGATATG ATGATGGAGCCTATTATTTTGATGAGAAACTTGTTGATGCACATGGGCATCAGGGTCCTCTTTCAGCTTCATCATCAATAGTCCGTGGTATCACAGCTTTAGCAACAATAACGGGTGAAAATTTAAAT CTTCCAGGGGAAAAGATTTTAGGCTTAGCAAAGTTTTTCCTTGGTATTGGTATCCCTGGAAATGAAAAGGACTTGTATTACCAAATTGATGCATTGGCCTGCTTGGAAGACAATAG GGTTTATATTCCTTTGATTTTGTCACTGCCAACTACGGTGCTGTCATTGACTAGAAAAGACCAACTAAAG GTGCATGTTAACACTGTTTTGGGATCTACAGCACCTCCTCTGTCAGTAAGACTCAAGCAGGTTTTTGTCTCAGGTTCAAAGGATGCATCAATAGTTGATCAG GACCTGAAGTTTGATCCTGAAAATAAAGTACATTTGGGTGCTCTGCCAGAAAGCATTGATGTTGGAAGTTACATTTTTAGTTTTGAG ATTGTTCTTCATGATCCAGAACATAAAAAAATCTATGCTACAGGTGGAAGAAGCAAATTCCCCATATACGTTACAGGAGTTGTCACAGTTGACCATGCAGAAATTACTATTCTTGACAGTGATCTTGGAAATGTGGAaactaaaaaaaa GCTGAATTTTGCTGGGGAGAAATCTGTCTCTCTACAAGCAAACCACCTTCAGAAGCTGCGGCTAGATTTTCAGTTGACCACTCCTCTTGGGCATGCTTTCAAACCACACCAG GTATTCCTCAAGTTGAGACATGAGAGCAAAGTGGAACATATCTTTGTGGTGGGAAACTCTGGAAAGCAGTTTGAGCTAATACTA GATTTTCTTGGACTCGTTGAGAAGCTCTTCTATCTGTCAGGCAAATATGACATTCAACTCACAATTGGTGATTCTGTTATG GAAAACTCTTTCTTGAAATCCCTGGGCTATGTTGAATTAGATCTGCCAGATCCTCCTGAGAAGGCAGCCCGTCCTCCTCCACAGCCCATTGACCCTTCCTCAAGATATGGTCCCAAGGCAGAAATAGCTCACATATTCAGGGCTCCAGAGAAACAGCCTCCTAGAGAGCTTTCCCTTGCATTTCTGGCGCTTGTTCTCTTGCCCTTCTTTGGATTTTTGATTGGG CTTTTACGGTTGCGGGTGAACCTGAAGAACTTCCCACATGCCCCAGTGCCTGCTACATTTGCTAGTCTTTTCCACATTGGCCTCGCAGCTGTCCTCTTACTCTATCTTCTCTTCTGGCTGAAG TTGAATTTGTTCACCACATTGAAAGCTCTTGGAATCTTGGGAATGTTTTTGATGTTTGTTGGACACAGAACCCTCTCACACTTGGCTTCAACATCAGCCAAGGTGAAATCCGCGTGA